The SAR324 cluster bacterium sequence ACAGGAATTGCGATTGCTGATGCGCATTGTTCTGGATGATCTCCAGAGTGTGCAGTTCCTCGAACAGTTTACCACCTTCAACAATCCCTCAGAAACAGTGTATCAGACTGGTATCATTTCAAAACGGGATACCAGGAATGACTACGGGGAAAACAGCAGTATCCATTTCCATGCGGCCATTCCAACCCGATTTTTTCCTGAATACCTGCCGAAAGATCCTCAACTCCATGAAGTTGGTTATTTTTTGCAACTGGAACCTGAAACCGGCGCGTGGTCGTTTAAACGACGTGAGGATTTTTATATTGATGACAATTTGACGGAGGGGGGACGAGAGCATGAACTTTCCCGGAAAATCATTGAATTCCAATTGGAGTTTCTTGAAAAAAGACTGGCTCTGGCCGATGGTTCCATCAAGGAGCAATGGGTGAATGAATGGAATTCAAAAGAAGACAGTAAACAATCCTGCCGCCCGCCCTCGATCAAGGAATCGAAAGCCGATCCGTGTTTGCCGGTAGCGCTGAAACTGTCAATGGCACTGAAAGATGAACAGAATCAGGTCTTTCGGGAAACACTGGAAATCAACCTTCTGGAAGCACTGCAACGATGACATCCGCCAAAATTTCTCAACCGGCACCAACTGAAAACTGGCTACATGCCCTTTGGGTGTTTCCGGGGTTGCTGAAATTCAATCTCCAAACTGTTCAGGGGCAGGACGTTCAGATTAAATT is a genomic window containing:
- a CDS encoding type II secretion system protein, whose translation is MNSCIIRKYRSTLSEATKPSGFSMLELLVSISIMSLIMVLIYGAFFQISNYSIQVKNTLQGKQELRLLMRIVLDDLQSVQFLEQFTTFNNPSETVYQTGIISKRDTRNDYGENSSIHFHAAIPTRFFPEYLPKDPQLHEVGYFLQLEPETGAWSFKRREDFYIDDNLTEGGREHELSRKIIEFQLEFLEKRLALADGSIKEQWVNEWNSKEDSKQSCRPPSIKESKADPCLPVALKLSMALKDEQNQVFRETLEINLLEALQR